GCCATTTCGACGGACGAAGACGTCAGGCCGGCCGCGCCCATGTCCTGAATGGCGGCGACGGCGCCCGAGGCCATCAGCTCCAGCGTCGCCTCGATCAGCAGCTTTTCGGCGAAGGGGTCGCCGACCTGGACCGTCGGGCGTTTGGCCTCCGACTCGTCGTCGAACTCGGTCGAGGACATGGTGGCGCCGTGGATGCCGTCGCGGCCGGTCTTGGAGCCGAAATAGACCACGTCATGGCCCGCCTCGGGCGCGGCCGAATAATAGATCTCGTCGGCGCGGGCCAGGCCCACGCACATGGCGTTGACCAGGATGTTGCCGTTGTAACCCTTGTGGAAGTTGGTCTCGCCCGCCACCGTCGGCACGCCGACGCAGTTGCCGTAACCGCCGATGCCGGCGACCACGCCCTTGACCAGACGTTTGGACTTCTCGTGGCTGGGATCGCCGAAACGCAGGGCGTTCAGCAGGGCCACGGGGCGCGCGCCCATGGTGAAGACGTCGCGCATGATGCCGCCCACGCCCGTCGCCGCGCCCTGATAGGGTTCGATGTAGGAGGGGTGGTTGTGGCTCTCCATCTTGAAGATGCAGGCGTCGCCGTCGTCGATGTCGATGACGCCCGCATTCTCGCCCGGCCCGCAGATGACGCGCTCGCCGGTCGTGGGGAACTTGCCCAGATGGATCTTGGAGGACTTGTAGGAGCAGTGCTCGGACCACATGACCGAGAAGACGCCCAATTCGACGTGGTTCGGCTCGCGCCCCAGTCGGTCCAGGACGACCTGATATTCGTTCGGGGCCAGACCGTATTCGGCGGCCAGTTCGGCCATCGACTTGGCGGGGGTCTTTTCAGGTGCGCTCATGGGCGGGGCTTCTAGCCGCAGATGGGGGAAATGTCAGCCCGCACGGCGCAAGATCGGGGAACATCGACCATCGTGGACGGTTGATTCCGGCGACAGTCTTCAAGGAGCCGATCATGACCGACACGCCTATCGACCCCGCCGCAACGCCGGACGACGACGACCGGCCGGAAATCGCCGCCGACGACGCGGGCGCCTCCGCCCTGGCCGAAGCCGCTCAGAAGAAGGCTGAAGGCGACGCCGAGGAGAAGGACCAATGAGCAAGCCGCGCATCGAACGCATCGTCCCGGCGTCGGGCCAGCAGATGGATCGCTCGAACGATCCCGAAACCACCGCCGAACTGGACGCCGCCGCGCCGGACGCGGCCCTGGCCAGCCGTCAACGCCTGACCGGATCGGCCGTCGGCGTCGGCAGCGTCGACTTCGACAGCGTCGGGGCCTTCGACGTGGGCGCGGACGACAACGATCCTCAGGACGACGCGATCGTCACGCCTGCAAAGCCCTGACGGATCAGCGCTCCACGCCGGGGCGCAGGCGGAAGCTCAACAGCACGCCGGCGATCAGCAGGACGACCGCGCCGGCCAGGGCGGTAAAGGCCACGGCCGGCTTTTCGGACTGTTCCGCGACGAACGCCCCCAGCAGACCCCAGGCGACAGGCAGCGGATAGGCCATCGTCCGCAGGATCGCCGTCACCCCCAGCGCCACGACCGTCACCGCCACGATGGCGACGATGGCCCACAGGCTGGGCGACAGGGCGGCGGGCAGGGCGTCAAAGGCGGTCAGGGTGGTGATCAGGTTCAGCGGCGCCGCCACGGTCAACCAGCCCGCGAGCGCCGCCAGGGGCCAGACCAGCAACAGACGCTCGCGATCCATGCGCGGCAGAGCGCGCACGGCGCCGGAAACCGTCAGCAACGGCAGCAGAAGCGCCAGAAGGGCGGCGAAGATCACCGCCACGCTGGCCGCCTTCAGGTTCATCGCCGCCACCACGATCCAGAAGCCGATGCCGAAGAAGGCGACCGCCGATGGCAGGCCCATCCGCGTCAGCAGCGGGCTTTCTCCTGTCTGGGGCAGGGCCTGACGCACGGCGTAGGCCAGGATGCCCGCATAGATCAGCCCCCAGATCGAGAAGGCGTAACCGGCGACGCGCAGGGTGCTGTTCCCCTCGGCGGCGAATTCCGCCTGGGTCAGGCCCAGGCCGGACAGGGTCTGGACCAGGGGAACGACGATGGCGAACAGGGCGGCGGCCAGGACCACCAGGCGGCGGGTGCGCTGTCGGGGCGTGGGGCGAATGATGGAGGACATGAGCTTTCCAGTGCGACGCTTGTCCGGGCCATACGCGCCGGAGACCCGGAGGTTCACCTGGCGGGGCGGAAAAGTGAAGCTTGCATTGCCTGCGGTGGGTAGGGTCTGGTGCGCGGATGCTATTGTTTCATCGCCCGCTCCTGTCGATCCTCGCCCTTGCGGCGGTCGCCGCCGCCTCGGTTCCGGCCGTCGCGCAGCCCTCGACCGCTCAACAATCGACCGGCCAGACGACGCCCTTGCCCGCCTCGGTTCTGGACGCCTGGGGGCAGGTGCGCGCCGCTCTGACCCCCGCCCAGCAGGCCAACGCCGTGCGCGGCTTCTTGTCGGCGCTGGCGGCGTGGCAACGGCGTCCCACCCCGCCGCCGATGGACGCCCGCGACATCGCCTCGGGCCGCGCGGTGTCGCTGGACGATCCGGCGCTGATGCAACGTCCCCAGGCGCACGAGGTCACGGTGACGGTGGGCGGCCAGTTCCTGGTGTTCCGCCCCCTGTCGCGCGCCAGCCTGGAGCCCTTCTTCAGCCGCTAGGAACCGAAGACGCCTGCGGTCGGTTGTTCGCGGGAACCCCTGAAAGAGGATGCGACCATGGCCGACCCGGACAACGAAGATCTGAACCTGACCGACGAGGTCCAGGCCAATCTGGCGATCGAACAGGGCCTGGGCGTCGGCGCTCGCGAACTGGCCGCCCAGCGCGAGGCCGGTGAAAAGGCCGTGGACGACGAAGACCACGACGGCGCCGACCTGTCGGATGGACGCGCTCAGATCAAGGAGGTCTGAGACCGTCTTACGGCTCCATCTTGAAGTTGACCGAGAAACGGACCATTCGGCCGGCCAGAGACAGGCCGGCCGCAGCCGCTTCGTCAGACAGCTTCAAACGGGCGCGTGGCAGCGAGCGTTCGACGGATCGCCACAGATTGTAGCCCGACGGCTGTTCGCTTTCCGTCTGGCACTCGGTCATCCGACCCTCGGCCGTCAGGACGCAGGACAGGACCACATAGCCCTCTAGCGGGCTGCGGCCGTTGACCGATTCCGGGAAGGTCGGGCGGGGCAAGGATTCCCACTGCACCGTATCCGGCAGGCCGTCCTGACCATTGCCGTCGATTTCTTCGGCTCGGACCTCGCGCGGATCGACCATGGGGCGACCGCAGGCTGTCAGGGTCTGCTCGATGGCCGTGCTGGACGGGTTCAGGTCCATGACATAGCGCGTTCGCGGGGCGCCGGGCGTCGGCGGCGGCACGATGACCTGAAGCTTACCGCCCTTCGCCAGATCGCGCGCCACGACGGCGGGAATGCGGCTGAACGCCGTATTGCGGTTCGTGCCCACCGTCCAGACGGAGGTATAGGGCTCTTCCTGATCGCCCACCTGGATGCCCAGATCGCGCGACATGGCGCGCCGCGGCGCTTCGGGCAGGCCGGTGATCAGGATGTCGTAAACCCCGTCGACGCATCGGGCCACGATACCCAGATCGGAGGTGAAGTTGATCGTGGCGATCGTGGCTTTCCGCTCCGGCACGGACGCCAGCATCCAGTCCTCGGCCGGAGGCGGGGTTTCCTGAGCCAGAGCAGGCGTTGCAGCGGCGAGCGTCAGCAAGGCGGCGGTGAATCGAAGGCGATCATGCATCGCCTGAATGGGCGCCAACTTCAGATTGCCGTCAAGCCGCCGCGTAGATGCTCTGGAACAGCACCGCGCCGTCGGCCGAGCCCAGTTCGGCCTCGAAGGCGCGGTCCGGGTGGGGCATCATGCCCAGCACATTGCCGCGCGCGTTCTGAATGCCCGCGATGGCGTTGACCGAGCCATTGGGATTGTCGACATAGCGGAACACGACCTGACCTTCGCCCTCGATGCGGGCCAGGGTCTCGGCGTCGGCGAAGAAGTTTCCGTCGCCGTTGCCCTGCGTCATCGTCACCTCGCGCTGGCCCTGATAGCCGGCGGTGAAACGGGTCTGGCCGTTGGCCACGGTCAGGGCGATGGGTTTGCAGACGTATTTCAGACCCTGATTGCGCAACAGGGCGCCGGGCAGCAGTCCGGCCTCGCACAGGATCTGGAAGCCGTTGCAGATGCCGACCACGGCGACGCCCCTATCAGCCGCTTGCTTGACCGCCTGCATCACCGGCGACTGGGCCGCCATGGCGCCGCAGCGCAAATAGTCGCCATAGGAAAAGCCGCCGGGAATGACGATCAGGTCCAGCCCCTGGGGCAGTTCCGTCTCGGCGTGCCAGACCATGCTGACGGCCTCGCCGGTAGAGCGTTCGACGGCGACCTTGCAGTCGCGATCGCAGTTGGACCCGGGGAAGACGATGACGGCGGCGCTCATGGGGCGGGCCTCTAGCACCGATGGAAGGCTTTGTCAGCGGGGCAGGCGACCCGTGGCGCGCGCCATCGTCGTCGCCACCGTCAGCAGGCTGCGCCGTTGGGCGGGGTCCTGTATGTCATCGAACGCCGTCAGCAGGGTCTCGATTTCGGCGGCCTGCTGGGCCGGGTCGGCCGTTTCGCCGAACAGCGCCGCTGGCGAGACGCCCAGCCGCAGGGCGATGGCGGCCAGACGGGCGGACGATATCCGGTTCTGTCCGTCCTCATACTTCTGGATCTGCTGAAAGGTGACCCCGGCCGCCTGGGCCAGGTCGCGCCGTGTCAGACCCAGCCGGCGGCGCAGGGCATGGATGCGGCGACCGACCTCGATGTCGACGGGTTGCGGCGTCATGGGCGGCGGCCTCAGTCCAGGGTCCGCAGAAGGGCGGCGACGCGATTCAGTATCTTGGCGCGTTGGGCGTCGCGCGGCGGCAGGCGAATCGCGCGGTTCAACTCGCTCAGCGCCAAATGGATCTGGTCCGCCGTTTGCGGCGGCCGACACCCTTCCTCGATCTCCAGCGCCACCTGCCCGATTCGTTCCAGCAAGTCGTTGGTAATCACCGCCCAGCCCCATTCTTGCAATCGAGAATGGTCAAGCTGCTAACATAAGGGTGTATTTTATCAAAGCAACATATTGCTGGTAGTATATCACCTTTCCAATCGCTGCGGTTCCGACGACGCCTCCCCGCATGGATTGGAAGGTGTGGCTGGGGCGGAACATCCGCCAGTGTCGGAAGGCGAAGGGATGGTCGCAGCAGACCCTCGCGGGCGAGGCGAATCTGTCCCTGAGGTATCTGGCGGGTGTCGAACGGGGCGAGGAGAATCCATCGCTGGAAACCATCGTCGCGATCGCCGCAGCGATGAACGTGTCGCCGTCAGCGCTGTTCGTGCGTCCCGACGCCTCCTGACGCCTTAGTCTGGCCCGTTCGCCCGCCCTGTCAGCCAGGCGACGACGAAGATGGCGAAACCGCCCAGCGACAGGCCCACGCCGACCCAGGCGGTGGACGTCCAGCCATAGCCGGCCGCGATCGCTATGCCGCCCAGCAGCGGGCCGATGGCGTTGGCGGTGTTGAACGCCGAGTGGTTCAGCGCCGCGGCCAGGGTCTGTGCGTCGCCGGCCACGTCCATCAGCCGGGTCTGCAGGATCGACCCAAGACCGCCGCCGGCCCCGATCAGGAAGACCACGATCATCATGGCCCACAGGTGCGGCGCCGCCATCGGATAGAGCGCCAGGGCCGCCGCGCTCCACAGCAACAGGCCGCCCGCCGCCTTGAACCCCACATGGTCGGCCGCCCAGGCGCCCAGGATATTGCCCATGAACATTCCCACGCCGAAGACGGCGAAGACCCAGGGCATGACGTCCGCGCCCGCGCCCGTGACCGCCTGCAGCGTCGAGGCCAGATAGGCGTAGACCGCGAACATCCCGCCAAAGCCGACCGCGCCGACGCCCAGGGTCAGCCAGACCTGCCCCCGTTTCAGGGCCCCCAGTTCTCGCCAGGGGCTGGCGTCGGGATGGGCGGGATCGCGCGGCGCGAACAGGGCGACCAGCGCCATGGTCGCCACGGCCAGGACGCCGACGATGGCGAAGGTCCAGCGCCAGCCGTAGGCGTGGCTGATGATATTGACCACCGGCACGCCCAGAACCGTGCCCACTGTCAGGCCCATCAATATGGTCGAGACGGCGCGGGTGCGGAAATGCAGCGGCACGACAGAGGCCGCGACCAGGGCCGCCACGCCGAAATAGGCCCCGTGCGGCAGGCCGCTGAGGAAGCGGAAGACCAGCATCCAGCCATAGGTGGGGGCCAGGGCGCTGGCGACATTGCCGATGGCGAACAGGGCCATGAAGCCGATCAGCAATCGCCAGCGCGGCAGACGCGCCCCCAGCACCGCCAGGATCGGCGCCCCGACCACGACACCGGCCGCATAGGCGCTGATGACATGACCGGCGGTCGGCGCATCGACGCCCAGGCCGGCGGCGAAATCGGGCAGAATGCTCATCGCCGCGAACTCGGTCACGCCGATGGCGAAACCGCCCATGGCCAGCGCCACAAGCACAAGCGCCACCGCACCGCGAGAAAGCTTGGGCGATTCGGGAGCGAGAGCGGCCTGGGTCATGTTGCGGCGCAACATAGGCGCGCCTGATGACCCGGCAAGGGCAAAGCCGTGATCAGCCCCGGTTTTCGTAGGTCGCGGTGATCGACGCCTTGGCCAGGGTGTGGAAATGCAGGTTGAAACCGAACACGGCGCCGGAGTTGTCCGCCGTCACGTCCAGGCCTTCCACGTCCACCGCGAATACGGTGAAGATGTAACGGTGCGGCCCGTGGCCGGGAGGCGGGGCGGCGCCGCCGAAACCGGTCTGGCCGAAATCGGTGCGGCCCTGGATCGCGCTATGCGGCAACTGACCGCCCGCCGACCCGGCTCCCGCCGCCAGTTCCGTCACGTCCGCCGGAATATTGGCCACCGTCCAGTGCCAGAAACCCGAACCGGTCGGGGCGTCTGGATCGAAACAGGTGACGGCGTAGCTCTTGGTCCCCTCGGGCGCCCCGGACCATGCCAACTGCGGCGACAGGTTGCCCTTGGCGTGCACCTGGGCGTCCGGCAGCACGCCGCCGTCCTGAATGTCGGTGGAGGTGAGGGTGAAGGTCATGGGCGCTCCGTCGATCAAGCCGTCTGCTAAACTGGCGTCGATGTCGAAGGATGCAACCGTCTTCTCTCCATGAAATGGAAACGCGATCCTTAAGCCGCCTCGATCCGGTAGCTTTCGATCACCGTATTGGCCAGCAGTTGCTCGCACATCTTCTTCGCTTCTGCTTCGGGGTCTTCGACGCCGGTCAGATCGAATTCGATCAGCTTGCCGACGCGGGCGTTGGACACGCCGGGCCAGCCCAGGCCCTGCAAGGCGCCTTCTACGGCCTTGCCCTGAACGTCCAGCACGCCGGGCTTGAGGAAGACGTGAACCTTGACCTTAGCCATCAGTGCAGCCCCCCCTGGATCACCGTGGGCATGCCCTTCATGATGCCCAGGCGACGCGCGACCTCGGTATAGCTTTCGATCACATTGCCCAGGTCGCGGCGGAAGCGGTCCTTGTCCAGCTTCTCGCCGGTGGAGGCGTCCCACAGGCGGCAGCTATCGGGGCTGATCTCGTCGGCCAGCAGCACGCGGCTGAAGTCGTTTTCCCACACGCGGCCGAACTCGATCTTGAAGTCGACCAGGGTGATGCCGACGGCGCCGAACATGCCCGACAGATAGTCGTTAACCCGCACCGTCATGGCCAGCATGTCGTCCAGTTCCTGGGTCGAGGCCCAGTTGAAGGCCGTGATATGCTCTTCCGTGACCATTGGG
Above is a genomic segment from Candidatus Brevundimonas colombiensis containing:
- a CDS encoding Tat pathway signal protein, with the translated sequence MSKPRIERIVPASGQQMDRSNDPETTAELDAAAPDAALASRQRLTGSAVGVGSVDFDSVGAFDVGADDNDPQDDAIVTPAKP
- the purQ gene encoding phosphoribosylformylglycinamidine synthase subunit PurQ, translated to MSAAVIVFPGSNCDRDCKVAVERSTGEAVSMVWHAETELPQGLDLIVIPGGFSYGDYLRCGAMAAQSPVMQAVKQAADRGVAVVGICNGFQILCEAGLLPGALLRNQGLKYVCKPIALTVANGQTRFTAGYQGQREVTMTQGNGDGNFFADAETLARIEGEGQVVFRYVDNPNGSVNAIAGIQNARGNVLGMMPHPDRAFEAELGSADGAVLFQSIYAAA
- a CDS encoding helix-turn-helix transcriptional regulator is translated as MTPQPVDIEVGRRIHALRRRLGLTRRDLAQAAGVTFQQIQKYEDGQNRISSARLAAIALRLGVSPAALFGETADPAQQAAEIETLLTAFDDIQDPAQRRSLLTVATTMARATGRLPR
- a CDS encoding helix-turn-helix transcriptional regulator — encoded protein: MDWKVWLGRNIRQCRKAKGWSQQTLAGEANLSLRYLAGVERGEENPSLETIVAIAAAMNVSPSALFVRPDAS
- a CDS encoding MFS transporter: MTQAALAPESPKLSRGAVALVLVALAMGGFAIGVTEFAAMSILPDFAAGLGVDAPTAGHVISAYAAGVVVGAPILAVLGARLPRWRLLIGFMALFAIGNVASALAPTYGWMLVFRFLSGLPHGAYFGVAALVAASVVPLHFRTRAVSTILMGLTVGTVLGVPVVNIISHAYGWRWTFAIVGVLAVATMALVALFAPRDPAHPDASPWRELGALKRGQVWLTLGVGAVGFGGMFAVYAYLASTLQAVTGAGADVMPWVFAVFGVGMFMGNILGAWAADHVGFKAAGGLLLWSAAALALYPMAAPHLWAMMIVVFLIGAGGGLGSILQTRLMDVAGDAQTLAAALNHSAFNTANAIGPLLGGIAIAAGYGWTSTAWVGVGLSLGGFAIFVVAWLTGRANGPD
- a CDS encoding YbhB/YbcL family Raf kinase inhibitor-like protein, which codes for MTFTLTSTDIQDGGVLPDAQVHAKGNLSPQLAWSGAPEGTKSYAVTCFDPDAPTGSGFWHWTVANIPADVTELAAGAGSAGGQLPHSAIQGRTDFGQTGFGGAAPPPGHGPHRYIFTVFAVDVEGLDVTADNSGAVFGFNLHFHTLAKASITATYENRG
- the purS gene encoding phosphoribosylformylglycinamidine synthase subunit PurS produces the protein MAKVKVHVFLKPGVLDVQGKAVEGALQGLGWPGVSNARVGKLIEFDLTGVEDPEAEAKKMCEQLLANTVIESYRIEAA